A genomic region of Xanthomonas fragariae contains the following coding sequences:
- the ubiB gene encoding ubiquinone biosynthesis regulatory protein kinase UbiB gives MKALLRASRIGRVILRYRLDDLLQGTSVERWLRLAKPFVPRASAEIAAQSRGARLRLALEELGPIFVKFGQILSTRRDLIPADVAEELTLLQDRVKPFDGEAARLIVERALGLPVSVAFAAFDTVPLASASIAQVHAATLPPDINGMRREVVVKVLRPDIERQIDADITLLHSLAALVERTHPHADKIRPREVVAEIEGTLSAELDLQREGANASVLRRFWEGSDDLYVPEVIWSHTAERALTLERVYGIPSDDIAKLDAAGIDRKALAAKGVRVFYTQVFRDNFFHADAHAGNIWVDSDPERRLNPRFIALDFGIMGQLSQEDQYYLAENFMAIFHKDYRRMAELHVEAGWMPNNVRIDELEAAARSVCEPYFTRPLSEISLAQVLIKLFRVAQRYELTLQPQLILLQKTLLNIEGVGRQLDPRLDIWAVARPVLERILRERYSPRRVLGELRKRLPEIMTHAPDMPRLVHSWLKQQVEGRHQVDIRSAELHALDLSLRKLQTRVVTAITGSGLLVVAAVLYGLHPDGWYLGTVPVWSWVSGAAGSVALLVAWLRR, from the coding sequence ATGAAGGCGCTTCTGCGCGCCAGCCGCATCGGCCGGGTGATCCTGCGCTATCGCCTGGACGACCTGCTGCAAGGCACCTCGGTCGAGCGCTGGCTGCGCTTGGCCAAGCCGTTCGTGCCGCGTGCCAGCGCCGAAATCGCTGCGCAATCGCGTGGTGCGCGCTTGCGGCTGGCGTTGGAGGAGCTGGGCCCGATCTTCGTCAAGTTCGGCCAGATCCTGTCGACCCGGCGCGATCTGATTCCCGCCGATGTCGCCGAAGAACTCACCTTGCTGCAGGACCGGGTCAAACCGTTCGATGGCGAGGCGGCGCGGCTGATCGTGGAGCGCGCGCTGGGTCTGCCGGTCAGCGTGGCATTTGCCGCGTTCGATACGGTGCCACTGGCGTCGGCCTCGATCGCACAGGTGCATGCCGCTACCCTGCCACCGGACATCAACGGCATGCGCCGCGAAGTGGTGGTCAAGGTATTGCGCCCAGACATCGAGCGCCAGATCGACGCCGATATCACGCTGCTGCATTCGCTGGCCGCTCTGGTCGAGCGCACCCACCCGCATGCGGACAAGATCCGTCCGCGCGAAGTGGTGGCCGAGATCGAAGGCACCTTGTCGGCCGAACTCGATCTGCAGCGCGAAGGCGCCAACGCCAGCGTGCTGCGCCGTTTCTGGGAAGGTTCGGACGATCTGTACGTGCCGGAAGTGATCTGGTCACACACCGCCGAGCGTGCGCTGACGTTGGAGCGCGTATACGGCATTCCGTCCGACGACATTGCCAAGCTCGATGCTGCCGGTATCGATCGCAAAGCGCTCGCGGCCAAGGGCGTGCGCGTGTTCTACACGCAGGTGTTCCGCGACAACTTCTTCCATGCTGATGCGCACGCCGGCAACATCTGGGTCGATTCGGACCCGGAGCGCCGCCTCAATCCGCGCTTTATCGCGCTGGATTTCGGCATCATGGGCCAGCTCTCGCAGGAAGATCAGTACTACCTAGCCGAGAACTTCATGGCGATCTTCCACAAGGATTACCGCCGCATGGCCGAGCTGCACGTGGAAGCGGGCTGGATGCCGAACAACGTGCGTATCGACGAACTGGAAGCGGCCGCGCGCTCGGTGTGCGAGCCGTACTTCACCCGGCCGCTGTCGGAGATTTCGCTGGCACAGGTGCTGATCAAATTGTTCCGCGTGGCGCAGCGCTATGAGCTGACGTTGCAGCCGCAATTGATCCTGTTGCAGAAAACGCTGTTGAATATCGAAGGCGTCGGTCGCCAGCTCGATCCCAGGCTGGATATCTGGGCGGTGGCGCGGCCGGTGCTCGAACGCATCCTGCGCGAGCGCTACAGCCCGCGGCGCGTACTTGGCGAACTGCGCAAGCGGCTGCCGGAAATCATGACCCACGCGCCGGACATGCCGCGTCTGGTACACAGTTGGTTGAAGCAGCAGGTGGAAGGCCGCCATCAGGTGGACATCCGCTCGGCCGAACTGCATGCGCTGGACCTGAGCTTGCGCAAGTTGCAGACGCGCGTGGTTACTGCCATCACCGGCAGCGGCCTGCTGGTGGTTGCCGCGGTGCTGTACGGGCTGCATCCGGATGGCTGGTATCTGGGCACGGTGCCGGTGTGGAGCTGGGTCAGTGGCGCGGCCGGCTCGGTGGCCTTGCTGGTTGCCTGGCTGCGTCGTTAG
- a CDS encoding lysophosphatidylcholine acyltransferase, whose amino-acid sequence MSHTDPSLPPVTQANILLQPSPPSMPRAHGRFGRWFGRTGLRLTGWRLVGRLPDEPKLVMIVAPHSSNWDGFVGFAAKFALGFEVRVLGKSQLFWWPLGPLLRKLGAIPLDRSSPQGTIGQAVRLIRNSEQMWYVITPEGTRKRVEQWKAGFWKIASDSKVPILPVYFDYPSKTVGIGEPFWTGSDMAADIAAIRTWYRPWRGKHRDTL is encoded by the coding sequence GTGAGTCATACCGACCCGTCGTTGCCACCGGTAACACAGGCCAACATCCTGCTACAGCCATCCCCGCCCAGCATGCCGCGAGCCCACGGTCGCTTCGGCCGTTGGTTTGGCCGCACCGGACTCCGCCTGACTGGCTGGCGCCTGGTCGGGCGGCTGCCCGACGAACCCAAGCTGGTGATGATCGTCGCCCCGCATTCGTCCAACTGGGACGGATTTGTCGGCTTTGCGGCCAAGTTCGCGCTCGGCTTCGAGGTGCGTGTGCTGGGCAAGTCGCAATTGTTCTGGTGGCCGCTTGGCCCGCTGCTGCGCAAGCTCGGCGCCATCCCCCTAGACCGCAGCTCGCCGCAGGGCACCATCGGCCAGGCGGTGCGGCTGATCCGCAATTCCGAACAGATGTGGTACGTGATCACTCCCGAAGGCACGCGCAAGCGCGTGGAGCAGTGGAAGGCTGGCTTCTGGAAGATCGCTTCCGATTCCAAGGTACCGATCCTGCCGGTGTATTTCGACTATCCCAGCAAGACCGTGGGCATCGGCGAGCCGTTCTGGACCGGTAGCGACATGGCCGCCGATATCGCCGCCATTCGCACCTGGTACCGGCCCTGGCGCGGCAAGCATCGCGATACGCTTTGA
- the arfB gene encoding alternative ribosome rescue aminoacyl-tRNA hydrolase ArfB, producing the protein MASDPIQITPSLTIPPSEIVERFVRASGAGGQNVNKVSTAVELRFDVAGSPTLPEPLRTRLLSRRDRRMTADGVLVIDAQRFRTQDRNRDDARERLFEIISACLSVPKRRVATKPSHGAKLRRLDAKRERSHIKRGRSASHWE; encoded by the coding sequence ATGGCCAGCGACCCGATCCAGATCACCCCCAGCCTGACGATTCCGCCCAGCGAGATCGTCGAACGCTTCGTGCGCGCTAGCGGCGCGGGCGGGCAGAACGTCAACAAGGTCTCCACTGCGGTGGAGCTGCGTTTCGACGTGGCCGGATCGCCGACGCTGCCCGAACCCTTGCGCACGCGCCTGCTGTCGCGGCGCGACCGCCGCATGACCGCCGACGGCGTGCTGGTGATCGATGCGCAGCGCTTCCGTACCCAGGACCGCAACCGCGACGATGCGCGCGAACGGTTGTTCGAGATCATCAGTGCGTGCCTGTCGGTGCCCAAGCGCCGGGTCGCCACCAAACCGAGTCATGGTGCCAAGCTGCGGCGGCTGGATGCCAAGCGTGAGCGCAGCCATATCAAGCGTGGACGCTCTGCGTCCCACTGGGAGTAA
- a CDS encoding thioredoxin family protein — MRTWLLLCLLAVVPLAHAVDLPYDEHADASAQLRHALAAAKKAHKPTLVIFGANWCHDCRALDTSLHTAKNAPLISKSFVVVKVDVGNFDHNLDISQRYGDPIQKGIPAAVVVSPAGKLLYTTRAGELANARKMSDDGIYQFFDHVAHANQAR, encoded by the coding sequence ATGCGCACCTGGCTCCTGCTCTGCCTGCTGGCGGTTGTTCCGCTGGCCCACGCCGTGGATCTGCCCTACGACGAACACGCCGATGCGAGCGCGCAACTGCGCCATGCGCTGGCGGCCGCCAAGAAAGCGCACAAGCCCACCCTGGTAATTTTCGGCGCCAACTGGTGCCACGACTGCCGGGCGCTGGACACCTCGCTGCACACCGCGAAAAATGCGCCGCTGATCAGCAAGTCGTTCGTGGTAGTGAAGGTGGACGTGGGTAATTTCGACCACAACCTGGACATCAGCCAGCGCTATGGCGACCCGATCCAGAAAGGCATTCCCGCCGCGGTGGTGGTCTCGCCCGCGGGCAAGCTGCTGTACACCACACGTGCCGGCGAGCTGGCCAACGCACGCAAGATGAGCGACGACGGCATTTACCAATTCTTCGACCACGTGGCGCACGCCAACCAAGCACGCTGA
- a CDS encoding DUF2059 domain-containing protein, giving the protein MPLPRFVAAAHAVARRLFLLAALAIATPAAFAQAPSDAEINRLLAASRAQTMLDTMLPQVEAMQQQQFAQLTAQRQLNSAQQAQLQRIQERTRQTVRKALSWSELRPMYVDIYKRSFSREDVLAMAEFYESSAGQRLLDKTPALTQNLMGAIQQKMLPMFADLQKDLEKIVNEPAAAQKP; this is encoded by the coding sequence ATGCCACTCCCTCGTTTCGTTGCCGCCGCCCACGCTGTCGCGCGCCGTCTGTTCTTGCTGGCCGCGCTGGCGATTGCCACGCCCGCCGCATTCGCACAGGCGCCCAGCGATGCCGAGATCAACCGTCTGCTGGCCGCCTCACGCGCGCAGACCATGCTGGACACTATGCTGCCGCAGGTCGAAGCGATGCAGCAGCAACAATTCGCTCAGCTCACCGCGCAACGCCAGCTCAATAGCGCGCAACAGGCGCAATTGCAGCGTATCCAGGAGCGTACCCGCCAGACCGTGCGCAAAGCACTATCGTGGTCGGAGCTGCGCCCGATGTATGTGGACATCTACAAGCGCTCGTTCTCGCGTGAGGACGTGCTGGCCATGGCCGAGTTCTACGAGAGCTCGGCCGGCCAGCGCCTGCTCGACAAGACCCCGGCGCTGACCCAGAACCTGATGGGCGCAATCCAGCAAAAGATGCTGCCGATGTTTGCGGATCTGCAGAAGGATTTGGAGAAGATCGTCAATGAGCCTGCGGCGGCGCAGAAGCCCTGA